A genome region from Cucurbita pepo subsp. pepo cultivar mu-cu-16 chromosome LG02, ASM280686v2, whole genome shotgun sequence includes the following:
- the LOC111787672 gene encoding uncharacterized protein LOC111787672, translating to MDSSQIPLSVSMYGSENGLRMQSSALWRSFRNGDFEEEDVWNILEEKSITASNSTDDLDFFADSSISESVSASGMIPRLNGRGNARIAPKSAPRSIPQWFKPNGSETPWKFDCDDGVVDESEEEEEEEEGFEERVPPHELIAKRLVRAQISSFSVLEGVGRTLKGRDLSKVRNAVLTKTGFLESL from the coding sequence ATGGATTCATCTCAAATTCCTCTCTCTGTATCCATGTACGGCAGCGAAAACGGCCTGAGAATGCAGAGCAGCGCTCTGTGGCGGTCTTTCAGAAACGGTGATTTCGAAGAAGAAGACGTGTGGAACATTCTCGAGGAGAAATCGATAACGGCTTCAAATTCCACCGATGATTTGGATTTCTTCGCCGATTCGTCCATTTCTGAATCCGTTTCCGCTTCCGGAATGATTCCGAGGTTGAACGGCAGAGGCAATGCTCGGATTGCTCCGAAATCGGCTCCTCGATCGATTCCGCAGTGGTTCAAACCTAACGGAAGTGAAACGCCATGGAAATTCGATTGCGACGACGGAGTTGTCGATGAGAgcgaggaggaggaggaagaggaggaaggaTTTGAGGAGAGAGTTCCGCCGCATGAATTGATTGCAAAAAGGTTAGTTAGGGCACAGATTTCGTCGTTCTCTGTGTTGGAAGGAGTTGGAAGAACATTGAAAGGGAGAGATCTGAGTAAAGTAAGGAATGCTGTTCTTACCAAAACTGGATTTCTGGAATCACTATGA
- the LOC111788062 gene encoding uncharacterized protein LOC111788062, with product MGQIVKRKKKGRPSKADLARRSGGGLTSSESEPRRSLRSRNVRYNIDFDDFLEEDDEDEEENERRREKKLKLVVKLNQSRDGEHLSPVARLSRSGARGEDAAEYGSSASEGEDEPERKPLKKRRIGGGEEEDDDEDGDENEDDDIDEERGRKVGSKGSDSVPGTPPDRSSGLPLPDKKTLELILDKLQKKDTYGVYAEPVDPEELPDYHDVIEHPMDFATVRNKLANGSYSTLEQFERDVFLICSNAMQYNSPETIYHKQARSIQELAKKKFERVRIEVERSEKELKLEQSTKFNSYIKKQPPKKPFFRTFQEPIGSDFSSGATLAGTGDVQNSSNPIHGAHCEVPNNIDGQVEGSSSFLDTTNLDRAEELFSGKGLLGKLGRKTSVFDDNRRATYSISNSPAPRSESIFSTFEDEIRQLVAVGLHAEYSYARSLARFAATLGPSAWKVASQRIQQAVPVGCKFGRGWVGEYEPLPAPVLLFENNNQKELGFNNNLHSTSELRKDGKPSDTPLPKKEYPLSAPSSEVNGLARGSTLDGKPSFFRSTTPSPGLSPRKNRQTKNFTEGEKVKNQVELNSLPSLKQNNVDLGVEKQLPANLNMTTSRSRDISSVNLNLVESATYKLPSVNGVVAGGLPNGKFPSNCLNSPRAAVSSPSLPSQTAPVATSHGQDLHPSKPVQLMRMMIPERAPKQENSSNQSSSDSLPALSSAPSVMRNDSNNAAAVASRAWMSIGAGGFKQVRDNSTPKSQISADSLYNPAREFHPQMTRAWGEFRAGGNQLQSEKSNFPMQAFVPQATLVANEQQLQNRSMIYPQLVQADMSKFQLQSTWQALSPHNQPRKKHEMLPPDLNIGFHSPGSPVKQSSSVLVDSQQPDLALQL from the exons ATGGGTCAGATcgtgaagaggaagaagaaaggaagaccATCGAAGGCAGATCTGGCACGGCGGTCCGGTGGAGGACTGACATCATCGGAATCTGAACCGCGACGGAGCCTCCGCAGCCGGAATGTGCGGTACAACATCGATTTCGACGATTTTcttgaagaagacgatgagGATGAGGAAGAGAacgagagaagaagagagaagaagctCAAGCTTGTTGTGAAGCTGAACCAGAGCAGAGACGGAGAGCATCTGTCGCCGGTGGCCAGACTTTCTAGGTCAGGAGCGCGTGGAGAGGACGCGGCGGAGTACGGTTCGTCGGCGTCGGAAGGGGAAGATGAACCAGAGAGGAAGCCattgaagaagaggaggattgGCGGAGGCGAAGAAGAGGATGACGATGAAGATggagatgaaaatgaagatgatgacATTGATGAG GAAAGGGGAAGGAAGGTGGGCTCGAAGGGGTCCGACTCTGTTCCAG GGACTCCCCCAGATCGATCATCCGGGTTGCCATTACCTGATAAGAAGACATTGGAGTTGATTCTTGACAAACTTCAGAA GAAGGATACTTATGGTGTCTATGCTGAACCAGTTGATCCTGAAGAG CTTCCTGACTATCACGATGTCATTGAGCATCCTATGGACTTTGCTACCGTTAGGAACAAGTTGGCTAACGGATCATATTCAACTTTGGAGCAGTTTGAG CGTGACGTATTTCTGATATGCTCAAATGCAATGCAATACAATTCACCAGAAACCATTTATCACAAACAG GCACGTTCCATTCAAGAGCTTGCcaagaagaaatttgagaggGTAAGAATTGAAGTTGAACGCTCGGAGAAAGAGTTGAAGTTGGAGCAGAGtacaaaattcaattcataCATCAAGAAACAACCACCAAAGAAACCCTTTTTCAGGACTTTTCAGGAACCCATTGGATCTGATTTTTCCTCAGGTGCAACACTTGCTGGCACGGGCGACGTACAGAACAGTTCCAATCCAATCCATGGTGCTCACTGTGAGGTTCCTAACAATATTGATGGGCAAGTAGAGGGTAGTTCCTCCTTCCTTGATACTACTAATCTGGACAGGGCTGAAGAGCTCTTCTCAG GAAAGGGTCTTCTAGGTAAATTAGGGAGAAAGACATCTGTGTTTGATGACAACCGCCGTGCAACTTACAGTATTTCTAATTCACCAGCGCCAAGATCGGAGTCGATATTTTCAACCTTTGAGGATGAAATAAGACAGCTTGTTGCG GTTGGGCTTCATGCGGAGTATTCCTATGCAAGGAGTCTGGCTCGATTTGCTGCGACACTCGGTCCTAGTGCGTGGAAAGTTGCATCCCAGAGGATTCAGCAGGCTGTACCTGTTGGATGTAAATTTGGCCGTGGTTGGGTTGGAGAATACGAGCCACTTCCAGCACCAGTATTATTGTTTGAGAACAACAACCAGAAGGAACTTGGTTTTAATAATAACTTGCATTCTACCAGCGAATTAAGAAAGGATGGAAAGCCTTCAGACACTCCTTTGCCAAAGAAGGAATATCCTCTAAGTGCTCCAAGTTCAGAAGTGAATGGTCTCGCTAGAGGATCCACCTTAGATGGGAAACCGTCTTTCTTTAGGTCTACCACCCCAAGTCCCGGTCTATCTCCACGGAAAAACCGACAGACCAAGAATTTTACAGAGGGAGAGAAGGTTAAAAACCAAGTTGAGTTAAATTCCTTGCCCTCacttaaacaaaataatgttGATCTTGGTGTAGAGAAGCAGCTTCCAGCCAATCTGAATATGACTACTTCTAGATCTAGAGATATTTCATCGGTAAACTTGAATCTTGTGGAATCTGCGACATATAAACTCCCCAGTGTTAATGGCGTGGTGGCCGGAGGATTGCCTAATGGTAAATTCCCAAGCAATTGTTTGAATAGTCCACGGGCTGCTGTATCGTCTCCTAGCTTGCCTTCTCAAACAGCTCCAGTGGCAACTTCCCATGGACAGGACTTACACCCCAGTAAGCCAGTACAATTGATGAGAATGATGATACCTGAAAGAGCCCCAAAACAAGAGAACTCATCCAATCAATCTTCATCTGATTCTCTGCCAGCTTTATCATCAGCTCCTTCTGTAATGAGAAACGATTCTAATAATGCTGCTGCAGTGGCTTCTCGTGCATGGATGTCCATTGGGGCTGGAGGGTTTAAACAAGTCAGAGATAATTCCACACCTAAAAGTCAAATCTCTGCAGATTCACTGTATAATCCAGCTCGGGAATTTCATCCACAAATGACACGAGCATGGGGCGAGTTTCGTGCTGGAGGCAATCAGCTTCAGTCTGAGAAGAGTAACTTCCCTATGCAGGCATTTGTTCCACAAGCCACTCTTGTAGCAAATGAACAACAGCTGCAAAACCGGTCCATGATTTACCCTCAGCTAGTTCAGGCCGACATGTCTAAGTTCCAGTTGCAGTCGACTTGGCAAGCTCTCAGCCCACATAACCAGCCAAGGAAGAAACACGAAATGCTTCCTCCCGACTTGAATATTGGTTTTCATTCTCCTGGGTCTCCCGTGAAACAATCCTCTAGTGTTCTGGTTGACTCCCAGCAGCCAGACCTGGCTTTGCAACTTTAA